From the Lolium rigidum isolate FL_2022 chromosome 2, APGP_CSIRO_Lrig_0.1, whole genome shotgun sequence genome, one window contains:
- the LOC124686814 gene encoding uncharacterized protein LOC124686814: MVAGHCYGPMDPASNIILNAIWYDTVFPQPELDAGFEPDILDSESMLRVEVRSLESLVASVSTATGFSEHMAVEYLCYKQCDLSAALQMATEEVCYKSYVCAGQAGKHPKHFELASFLMSMAHNALKDTLLTDKAMRKGYIISDAVLEKVYKIMEDQSSSISPSLDHPSLCPPAWKMLASRKDEFVKKQKFLGRVLGELLLDYSNQHPWEPVPRLDVICGVKKDYSRHSKFYHVNFLVYYDDVSSARVLFFAEVWVSSFQAKPSTSVNLVNGPCIRYGRQVESNVPFTKVYSISRKESETSFCCPLPYYSPDHPYLGRCTSCEPISCKIVHPPSGNHTGANYSQLGKLFEYLNLRDYKPSAADSITESDFVYFDCHRDTKFAEGLNDRSSLEKKKALIIR, translated from the exons ATGGTTGCAGGGCATTGCTATGGCCCCATGGACCCTGCGTCCAACATAATTCTCAATGCCATCTGGTATGACACTGTATTCCCTCAGCCGGAGCTGGATGCTGGGTTTGAGCCGGACATTCTCGACAGCGAATCTATGCTTCGCGTGGAGGTTCGATCCCTCGAAAGCCTTGTTGCCTCTGTCTCCACAGCCACTGGGTTTTCAGAACACATGGCCGTCGAATACCTTTGCTACAAGCAGTGCGACCTATCTGCGGCGTTACAGATGGCAACAGAGGAGGTGTGCTACAAGTCTTATGTTTGTGCAGGCCAAGCTGGAAAACACCCCAAGCATTTCGAGCTTGCATCATTTCTCATGTCCATGGCCCATAATGCCCTAAAAGACACCCTGCTGACCGACAAAGCAATGAGGAAAGGCTATATCATTTCTGATGCAGTTCTGGAGAAAGTGTACAAAATAATGGAAGATCAAAGCTCATCCATTTCACCATCACTTGATCATCCTAGCCTATGCCCACCAGCCTGGAAGATGCTAGCATCTAGGAAAGATGAATTCGTCAAGAAGCAGAAGTTCCTTGGTCGAGTCTTGGGAGAATTGCTTCTTGACTACTCGAATCAGCATCCTTGG GAACCTGTTCCGAGGctagatgtgatatgtggtgTTAAGAAAGACTACAGCAGGCATTCAAAGTTCTACCATGTCAATTTCTTAGTGTACTATGATGATGTTTCTTCAGCCCGTGTGCTCTTTTTTGCTGAAGTATGGGTGTCGAGCTTTCAAGCCAAACCTAGCACATCTGTGAATCTGGTAAATGGACCATGTATTAGATATGGTCGCCAAGTTGAATCTAATGTGCCGTTCACCAAGGTTTATAGTATATCTAGAAAGGAATCAGAAACTTCATTTTGTTGTCCACTACCTTATTACAGTCCGGATCATCCATACCTTG GACGTTGCACTTCTTGTGAGCCTATTTCATGCAAAATTGTCCATCCACCATCTGGGAATCATACCGGGGCAAACTACAGTCAACTTGGAAAACTCTTTGAATATTTGAATCTTCGTGATTATAAGCCTTCTGCTGCGGATAGCATAACGGAATCAGATTTTGTATACTTTGATTGTCATAGGGACACCAAGTTTGCAGAAGGTCTCAATGACAGAAGCTCTTTGGAGAAGAAGAAAGCGTTGATCATCCGCTGA